The Methanoregula sp. UBA64 genome contains the following window.
GAATATTTCGGCAATAACCTGAATATCGGCGAGCGGAATGCACAGCAGGTCCGGGCGATTCTTGCCGCGAACCACCTGCGACTCGCAGCAGAGGAAGTGGGCGGAAAAGCCGGCCGGACCGTGTCGTTTTTCCCGGGGGAAAGCGGGAAGGTCACGGTAAGGAGCGCTGATGGCGCTGCACACGAGATATAATCCCGTCTTTTGTTTTCTTATCTGTATCTGCCTGATCCTGCCGGCAGGTGCCGCCAGTACCACCGGGAGCGGCATCTTCCTTTTCCGTCCCGAAGCGGGCTCGGTGCATTCCACTCAGATCACGGATTTTACCCGGGGTCCCGATGGCGAAGTCACTATCGCGACTGCGTACGGCCTCTCCACCTATACCGGAACCTGGAGTACACGGCATGTCACCCGCGACAACTTTTCTGCCGGCCTCATGGACGATTTTGTAACCGCTGTGGAATATGACGCCGATGGCAATCTCTGGATTGGGTACAGCAGCGGGCTCCAGGTATTCAACGGGCAGTACTATTACGTGATCCGGGACCAGGAACTCCTGAAGAGTACCCAGATCCGGGCCCTCCAGCGCTGGGACGACGAGATGTGGGTGGCTACCGGAAATGCCGGGATTCACCGGTACTGGAGTGGCACGTGGACATGGTATCCGCCCGCCTCCCCGGCGGGATCGGGATTTTACGAGGCGGACAGTCTGGCGCTTGACAGCGCAGCCAATACCCTGCTTGTCGCAACCGCAAAGGAAGGCGCATGGGCGGGGACAAGAGCCGCGAATTACACGGTTACGTTCCGGCAGATCGCAGATAAGGACGGGCCGTTTGGGAAATTATCCCACGTGCGTCAGGATCCGCTCGGCGGCGCCTATTTTTTTAACGAGACCGATGTTGCCCATTACGATCCAAAATCCGGGTTCACACCGGTTGTCAGCAGTTCGGATCTCGGGAGAAGCGCCGGGTCAGTCAACGATGTTGCCGGCGGATCCGACGGGGCACTGTATATTGCAACGGATGACGGGATCTATGTCTGGAAAGACCGGCAGGTAGCGGAGGTACTTGACCGGTTCAGGGGCTTTGGAACCACCAACAGTGTCCGCACGGTCTTTACCGATGCCGACAACCGGCTCTGGTTTGCAACACCGGATGAAGTCGGGTATTATACGGGGACTGCATCACAGAGACCGGCTATCGCCATTAATACCGTAACCCCGACCACCCCTCCGACAGAGATTCCCCGGACAACCGTGAGTTTGCCGGTCCAGACCCCGGTACCAACGACTACGCCGGAGGCTTCGCCCTTTGACGGGATAGTACGGTTCTTTTCCGGATTCTTACCCTTCCTGTCGCCGGGAAAATAAGCGGTCGTGAGGGGAGAGGAATATGCCTCTTCAGGGAAGTACAAAAAAACCTGATTTGCAAAGGTAATTATTCTGTATCCGGATCGGGCAACGTGGTTTTTTTGCTCTCTTCACCGGTATTTCCACCGGCCTCTTCAAGAGGAATCGGTTCCCCGAGGTCTTCCACCTCGTCCTCCGTACACCAGACCTCGATCGTGGTGTCGGTTCCCCGCAGGTCTTCTGCATAGTCCTGCGTACCGGATCCCGGTGCCATGACCAGCTGGACCCGAATCCTTCCGGAAGAAAACCCATAGAGCCGGCGGAATGCCCACGGGTTTTCCGGGAGTACCGTCCTTTCGTAATAGATATCCTGTGCAAGGGTAAGCGTGCAGAAGATCCCGTGGCTGACCCGGAAAAGGGGTTCCCGGACATAACGACGGATATACCAGCGCAGCTCTGATGCGAGCGCGAGGGCGCTCCCGAGCGTGGAGACCGAGATATACACCCCGCAGGGGATCTTTTTCGGATGGTAAAAGCGCAGGGCGAGCCGGCTGGTCTCCGATGAAAAAAGGGTGTGGTGGAGATCGATGCCCTCCCGCTGGATCAAGAGTATATTCATCCGGGCGCTCCGTTATTTTTGGTGCCGGCAGCCACGGTATGCCTAAAAACCATCAGGTATACATGCGGGTGTCGGGCTGTGCGTCGTTTTTGACCTTGTGGACCGCATCGTTGAAATCAACCATTTCAGCGGACGGGGCCTCACGGCGCACCGCCATCATCCCGGCCTCCCGGCACACTGCCTGGAGTTCGGCGCCGGTCGATCCTTCGGTCATCGAAGCGATGGCCTCAAGGTTCACGTTTGTCAGGTGCATCTTCTTTGAATGGATCTTTAAGATCTCAAGCCGGGCATTCCGGTCGGGCAGCGGGATCTGGATCAGGCGGTCGAACCGGCCGGGCCGGAGAAGGGCGGGATCAAGCATATCCACGCGGTTCGTGGCGGCCATGATCCGGATATCTCCCCGGTTGTCGAAGCCATCCATCTCGGCCAGGAGCTGCATAAGGGTGCGCTGGACCTCGGCGCTGCCGCTTGTTCCGTCATTTGTCCGCATGCTGCCGACCGCATCGATCTCATCGATAAAGACGATCGCCGGGGCACGTTCCCGGGCAAGCTCGAAGAGCTCGCGGA
Protein-coding sequences here:
- a CDS encoding two-component regulator propeller domain-containing protein, yielding MALHTRYNPVFCFLICICLILPAGAASTTGSGIFLFRPEAGSVHSTQITDFTRGPDGEVTIATAYGLSTYTGTWSTRHVTRDNFSAGLMDDFVTAVEYDADGNLWIGYSSGLQVFNGQYYYVIRDQELLKSTQIRALQRWDDEMWVATGNAGIHRYWSGTWTWYPPASPAGSGFYEADSLALDSAANTLLVATAKEGAWAGTRAANYTVTFRQIADKDGPFGKLSHVRQDPLGGAYFFNETDVAHYDPKSGFTPVVSSSDLGRSAGSVNDVAGGSDGALYIATDDGIYVWKDRQVAEVLDRFRGFGTTNSVRTVFTDADNRLWFATPDEVGYYTGTASQRPAIAINTVTPTTPPTEIPRTTVSLPVQTPVPTTTPEASPFDGIVRFFSGFLPFLSPGK
- a CDS encoding DUF5804 family protein yields the protein MNILLIQREGIDLHHTLFSSETSRLALRFYHPKKIPCGVYISVSTLGSALALASELRWYIRRYVREPLFRVSHGIFCTLTLAQDIYYERTVLPENPWAFRRLYGFSSGRIRVQLVMAPGSGTQDYAEDLRGTDTTIEVWCTEDEVEDLGEPIPLEEAGGNTGEESKKTTLPDPDTE